The Vicia villosa cultivar HV-30 ecotype Madison, WI unplaced genomic scaffold, Vvil1.0 ctg.002131F_1_1, whole genome shotgun sequence genome contains a region encoding:
- the LOC131637995 gene encoding glutamate receptor 3.6-like, protein MVRVWFVLLLMALSNLWFSSAAVGSDNSTVPEFLNIGVLYSFNTSVGRIVKIAVETAVGDINSDSSILGKTKLKLSMQEDSKYRGFLSIAEALQLMATHTVAIIGPQTSTTAHVISHIANELHVPLLSFSATDPTLSSLQFPFFIRTAFNDIFQMTAIADMVSHYGWREVIVVYGDDDHGRNGIGALADKLAERRCKISFKAPMTPDAKREEITDMLVQVALAESRVIVLHTSTTWGPKVLSVAKSLGMMQNGYVWIATTFLTSYIDIDSPLSSDEMDNIQGVITLRMHIPDSKLKRSFVSRWTNLTRGKEGNGPLGLSTYGIFAYDTVYVLARALDTFLKQGNQITFSHDPKISELRGDSLHLDAVKIFNEGNLLCKSIYAVNMTGVTGPFRYTPDGNLANPAYEIINVIGTGTRRIGYWSNYSGLSVVPPETLYSKPPNRSYENQKLLTVFWPGETTQTPRGWVFPSNGKLLRIGVPKRVSYREFVSQVQSTDMFKGFCIDVFLSAVNLLPYAVPYKFVPYGDGLSNPSNTELVRLITAGVFDAAVGDITITTERTKMVDFTQPYTESGLVVVASVKKTDSNAWAFLTPFTPMMWTVTAIFFLLVGAVVWILEHRLNDDFRGPPKKQVATILWFTFSTMFFAHRENTVSTLGRFVLLIWLFVVLIINSSYTASLTSILTVQQLSSPIKGIESLVNMKEPIGYLQGSFARSYLIDEIGIHESRLIPLKTPEETAKALEKGPQNGGVAAYINERAYIELFLSSRCDFTIVGQEFTKNGWGFAFPPDSPLAVDLSTAILELAENGDLQRIHDKWLLSSACRLQGAKLGVDRLNLKSFWGLYLVCGLACFLALLIYLIQTLRQYKKHSPDELESTGQGSGSSRLRTFLSFVDEKEEIVKSRSKRRQMERISYRSASEVGSSIVSNKDFSQPSSNRIESEV, encoded by the exons ATGGTTAGAGTTTGGTTTGTGCTGTTGTTGATGGCTCTCTCCAATTTGTGGTTCTCTTCTGCTGCGGTTGGCTCGGATAATTCGACAGTACCGGAGTTTTTAAATATTGGGGTTCTCTACTCTTTCAATACTAGTGTTGGTAGAATAGTGAAAATTGCGGTGGAAACTGCGGTTGGTGATATAAATTCTGATTCTTCGATTCTTGGTAAAACTAAGTTGAAGCTCTCAATGCAAGAAGATTCAAAATATAGAGGCTTTTTGAGCATTGCTGAAG CGTTGCAGCTCATGGCGACACACACTGTGGCCATTATCGGCCCGCAGACATCTACGACAGCTCATGTCATATCTCATATAGCAAATGAGCTACATGTTCCTCTGCTATCGTTTTCAGCCACAGATCCTACTCTTTCCTCCCTTCAATTCCCGTTCTTCATTAGAACTGCTTTCAATGACATTTTTCAAATGACTGCAATAGCAGACATGGTTAGCCACTACGGTTGGAGAGAGGTTATCGTAGTATACGGCGATGATGACCATGGGAGGAACGGAATTGGTGCGTTAGCAGATAAGCTTGCTGAGAGACGTTGCAAGATATCGTTTAAAGCACCGATGACTCCTGATGCAAAGAGGGAGGAGATTACTGATATGCTTGTTCAGGTGGCTTTGGCAGAATCTCGAGTTATAGTTCTTCATACAAGTACTACTTGGGGTCCAAAAGTGTTGAGTGTTGCTAAGTCTCTTGGAATGATGCAAAACGGTTATGTTTGGATTGCTACTACTTTTCTCACGTCTTATATCGACATAGATAGTCCACTCTCTTCTGATGAAATGGATAACATTCAAGGAGTTATTACACTAAGAATGCATATACCCGATTCAAAGCTCAAAAGATCGTTTGTTTCTAGGTGGACAAATTTGACCAGAGGAAAGGAGGGAAATGGTCCTCTTGGTTTGAGTACTTATGGTATCTTTGCGTATGATACTGTTTACGTGCTTGCTCGCGCCCTTGATACATTTTTGAAACAAGGGAACCAAATTACATTTTCGCATGATCCGAAGATATCTGAGCTACGTGGAGACAGTTTGCATCTAGATGCTGTGAAAATCTTCAATGAAGGAAATCTGTTGTGTAAAAGTATTTATGCGGTTAACATGACTGGTGTAACGGGTCCATTCAGGTATACTCCTGACGGAAACCTTGCAAATCCAGCATATGAGATCATCAATGTGATCGGAACAGGGACTCGCAGGATCGGTTATTGGTCTAATTACTCCGGATTATCAGTTGTTCCTCCAGAAACACTTTATTCAAAACCACCTAACCGTTCCTATGAAAATCAAAAGCTACTCACCGTGTTTTGGCCGGGGGAAACAACCCAAACACCTCGCGGTTGGGTTTTTCCAAGCAATGGAAAGCTGTTGAGAATCGGAGTACCGAAAAGGGTTAGTTACCGCGAATTTGTTTCTCAGGTACAATCGACTGACATGTTCAAGGGATTCTGCATTGATGTGTTTCTTTCTGCAGTAAACTTGTTACCCTATGCTGTCCCCTATAAGTTTGTTCCATACGGTGACGGTCTAAGCAATCCTAGTAACACTGAGCTTGTGCGTCTGATCACCGCCGGT GTTTTTGATGCTGCAGTAGGAGACATTACAATTACAACAGAGAGAACAAAGATGGTGGATTTTACTCAGCCGTATACCGAGTCTGGTCTAGTGGTCGTAGCATCGGTTAAGAAGACAGATTCCAATGCTTGGGCATTTTTGACACCATTTACACCAATGATGTGGACTGTAACAGCTATCTTTTTCTTACTAGTTGGCGCAGTTGTCTGGATTCTAGAACATAGACTGAATGATGATTTTAGGGGACCTCCTAAAAAACAAGTAGCCACAATTTTGTG gtttacTTTTTCAACTATGTTCTTCGCTCACA GGGAAAACACAGTGAGCACTCTTGGTCGTTTTGTGCTGCTTATATGGCTATTTGTAGTTCTAATAATTAACTCGAGTTACACGGCAAGCCTGACTTCGATTCTCACAGTGCAACAACTTTCTTCACCTATTAAAGGCATTGAAAGTTTAGTAAATATGAAAGAGCCTATTGGTTACTTGCAGGGCTCTTTTGCCCGATCCTATTTGATTGACGAAATCGGTATTCATGAATCCAGACTAATTCCTCTAAAAACACCTGAAGAAACTGCGAAAGCGCTGGAGAAAGGTCCCCAAAACGGCGGTGTCGCTGCGTACATTAACGAGCGAGCTTACATAGAGCTCTTCCTTTCAAGCCGGTGTGATTTTACCATTGTAGGTCAAGAGTTTACCAAAAATGGTTGGGGATTT GCCTTTCCACCAGACTCGCCATTAGCAGTTGACCTATCAACTGCCATTTTGGAGTTGGCAGAAAATGGAGATTTACAAAGAATCCATGACAAATGGCTTTTGAGCAGTGCTTGTCGATTACAAGGTGCGAAGCTCGGAGTGGACAGACTCAATCTCAAAAGCTTTTGGGGACTTTACTTGGTCTGTGGTTTGGCATGTTTTCTTGCTCTCCTGATATATCTTATTCAAACCTTGAGGCAGTACAAGAAGCACAGTCCAGATGAACTTGAGTCTACTGGCCAAGGTTCGGGATCTTCACGTTTGCGGACTTTTCTTTCATTTGTAGATGAAAAAGAAGAGATAGTTAAGAGCCGCTCCAAGAGAAGGCAAATGGAAAGGATATCATATAGAAGCGCAAGTGAAGTTGGATCAAGCATAGTCTCCAATAAAGATTTTTCTCAGCCATCCTCAAACAGAATTGAGTCTGAAGTATGA